The following are from one region of the Streptomyces fradiae genome:
- a CDS encoding DUF2993 domain-containing protein, protein MGRRWVKVLLIVFVILAGLFVAVDRIAVHYAEKEAVALAQEKYGYSNSTNSSVELSIHGFPFLTQAASLEFDHVSLTAGNFSVNTTANAQGDHLTIRRLELELHDLAAGSISSRRVDANLVTGRATIGYADLSGVLSRLTDQGGALTVKQDPTASSGGNTATEAPLRVTGTKDGRTMETAASISVAADEFELRVPELAPQPYTWRIPLPQNINITAVRSTADGVEFELTGHQVVLGG, encoded by the coding sequence ATGGGACGGCGCTGGGTCAAGGTGCTGCTGATCGTGTTCGTCATACTCGCGGGGCTGTTCGTCGCGGTGGACCGGATCGCCGTGCACTACGCGGAGAAGGAGGCCGTCGCCCTCGCGCAGGAGAAGTACGGCTACAGCAACTCGACGAACAGCTCCGTCGAGCTGTCGATCCACGGCTTCCCCTTCCTCACCCAGGCCGCCTCCCTCGAGTTCGACCACGTCAGCCTGACCGCCGGGAACTTCTCGGTCAACACCACCGCGAACGCCCAGGGCGACCACCTCACCATCCGCCGGCTCGAACTGGAACTGCACGACCTGGCCGCCGGCTCGATCTCCTCCCGCCGCGTCGACGCGAACCTGGTCACCGGCCGCGCGACGATCGGTTACGCGGACCTCTCCGGCGTCCTGTCCCGGCTGACCGACCAGGGCGGCGCCCTCACCGTCAAGCAGGACCCCACCGCCTCCTCCGGCGGGAACACCGCCACCGAGGCGCCGCTGCGCGTGACGGGCACCAAGGACGGGCGGACGATGGAGACCGCGGCGAGCATCTCGGTGGCCGCCGACGAGTTCGAGCTCCGCGTCCCGGAGCTCGCGCCCCAGCCGTACACCTGGCGCATCCCGCTCCCGCAGAACATCAACATCACCGCCGTCCGCTCCACCGCGGACGGGGTC
- a CDS encoding NUDIX hydrolase family protein — MTETTPGWLSADELNTARGSMPILYVEAVPVRVDDSGEVTSIGLLLRIGADGTISRTLVSGRVMHHERIRDALLRHLEKDLGPVALPRIPSSLQPFTVAEYFPTAGITPFHDPRQHAVSLAYVVPVTGDCRPRQDALDLVWFTPQEAASAAVQGEMPGGHGALLRQALAHVGLAF; from the coding sequence ATGACCGAAACCACGCCTGGCTGGCTGTCTGCGGACGAGCTGAACACCGCCCGGGGCAGCATGCCGATCCTGTACGTCGAGGCCGTGCCCGTGCGCGTGGACGACAGCGGCGAAGTCACCAGCATCGGCCTGCTCCTGAGGATCGGCGCGGACGGCACGATCAGCCGCACGCTGGTCTCCGGCCGTGTCATGCACCACGAGCGGATCCGCGACGCGCTGCTGCGGCACCTGGAGAAGGACCTCGGCCCGGTGGCCCTGCCCCGGATCCCGTCGTCCCTGCAACCGTTCACGGTCGCCGAGTACTTCCCCACCGCCGGCATCACCCCCTTCCACGACCCGCGCCAGCACGCGGTCTCGCTCGCCTACGTCGTCCCGGTGACGGGCGACTGCCGGCCGCGCCAGGACGCCCTGGACCTGGTCTGGTTCACCCCGCAGGAGGCGGCGTCGGCGGCGGTGCAGGGCGAGATGCCGGGCGGGCACGGGGCGCTGCTGCGGCAGGCGTTGGCGCA